AATTGACTGGATCCTTTAGCATTAAGCTAATTAACATTACATTCTAACTTCTCCACCCTTTGAGTCAAGTCAACAATCATTTTCTTCACTTCAACGTTCTGCTCAACCaccattttcataaatttttccACCATCGATGCAAGATCTGGTTGAGGTTGTTGTCTCATTTAAGGTGGAACATAGGGTTGTTCGTGTTGCTGATTAGCCCATTTCAGATTTGGatgatttttaaaactttgatcATACCTATTGGAGGACAAGCCATATTTATTCTGAGACATTCTATTTCCTCCGAACATGTTGACATCAAAAGCTTGAGATGGTTCTTTCACAATAGTTCCTGTTAAGTTGGGGCATTCATTAGTATAATGGTTTGTTGAAGTATAAATTCCACACACCTTTGCTACTTGTGGAGTTAAAGTTTTGAACAAGCTTGCAATCTCATCAAGCTTCTTCTCTAGCCTCTTTATTCTTTCATCTATCATTTTCCCATTTGCTGCAGAAGTCTCCATTTCGTGATCTCTCCATAACAAAGTTATGGAATTTGATCTTGTTTCAAATTGTTGGCTATCAGATGTCGTTCTTTCTATCTGTTCTCTAGCAACTTATGGCATTTTATCTAGAAAAGATCATTTGCTTGCAACATTTCCAATTGTCTATCTGACGAATTCAtgccctcataaaagtattgaatgagggaATGCTCTTGTATTTGATGTTGAGGACAAGATGCACAAAGTTTGTTGAACCTTTCCCAATATTCATTAATGGTTTCTCCATCTCGCTACTTAATTCCATAAATTTCTCTATGAATGGCGGATGCAAGGAAATATTTCTCAAGAAAAAGTCTCTCCATAGTTCCACGCGTGAAGGAAGAAGATGGAGCCCTGGTAGTTTTTGCTTTCACAAAGAAGAAAATGGAGAGCTTGGTTGTCTTCTAAGGATAGTGAAATAGTTGGGCCGAATCCAACTTTCTTCTTTGTACCTTCATCATTATTTTTCACACCTGTGTTTACCAAACTCATTTTTGGACCTATTTCTCGTTGAACCTGCACTTTGGTTCCCTGCACTTTGGacctatttttattattatgttgtgTGCACCCCTGATGTTCTAATCCCGCATCCATGCACACACATCACATtagttagtttttgtttgtttgatttgggcttcctttttttttttttttttcatttcaccCCTCACATTCTTATGTACACCACACATCTTATTTTTGGGCTCGGCCATGTATGTATTTCTTGCAccacatttttttatgttgctCCCCTATATTTTGACTTTTCACTTTGTACCTCTGCTTCTAATTGCATTCCCTTTTGACATattcactatttttttaaaaaaatagaaaaaatagaaaaatattaaaaaatgaattttttttctttttccaaaaacaccaaaaaaatacaaaaattttaaaatataaaaataccaACATTTTTCAACAAATAGTTTTTCTTAAGAACTACGTACGAGCAAGACCAACCCTTGTCAAGTTCACTTcctaaaatttaaatcattttccaaatagtttttaaaaaactaCGTAATCTGGATTTCTcgttttgaatgagaatacgtaggaccaaggtcaatccttgtcgggcccaaaagaccaaaaaatatttttgttttcgtttagtattattatctcattattttttggggaaaattataacattttgaaaaccataCAAACTTTTCATGTTTCATTAAAGGCATCGCCCTCGGGCAGACATTGTAaggtgttttatttttatggttttccatagtattccagaataaactatgatggcgactccaaatctcggTGTTTTACAAAAATGGATCATTTTGAcccatttattacaaaaatgggtcagtttactaattaattacatGACAATGTTAGTTTGCTAATTAATTACATGACAAGGTTGGTTTACTAATGATTTGACttctctctatttatttttaacttttatataatttctaaagttttatatattttttaaaagtaaacttttaataatttgattaaaaacattttaaaaaacattttattaaaattttgatattttaaaatttaatattttaaattttattattactttttattataaaatttgattaaaaatatttaaaaaaaattattaaaattttgatattttaaaacttaatattttagattttattagtacactttattataaaatttacaagaataaaatttgattaaaaatattttaaataaaattttgatattttaaaacttatattttaacttttattgtttcattttattataaaatttataacaataaaattttatttaaaatattttaatcaaattattaaaaatttattttaaaaaaatatataaaactttagaaattattataagttaaaaaaaaatagagaaaaatcaAATTGTTAGTCAAATctgtaattaattagtaaacGGACCTATCTTTgtcataaatatatcaaaacaacctaattttttgaaaaaaaaaaactagttaaataatTAGTAAACTGACCCTACTATGTAATTAATTAGGAAGCTGAcccatttttgtaataaatggaTCAAAGCCACCCTTTTTTGTAAAAGACCCCCAAATCTCTTTTCaaactaattttctttgttgGTTCGTCGTCCCATCACGATTTCGGTTACGAAAaatggcgactccactggggatCGCCAGAGAGTCAATCCATTTAATTAGATATGCGAACTTGATATGGTTTTCCTTGatgttttctttcccctttcttttatttgtatattcttAGCTCTATTttcatttgtatatatatttgtctCTTAGAATAATTGTGTGTGAATTGTTTTGCTTATTTTGTTAGATATCTATCTGGGAAATTTTCTAGTTGTGTTACTGGTAGGGTTTGGGTATGCATCATTCTCCCTTCATACAAACACATTGTGCATATCATTAGTTTAtagggatggcaaaatgggCCCGGCCCGATGGGCCGGCCCGCCAGCCCGACTGAAAAAGTATGGGCCAGGCCACGAATTTCAGCCCGCCAGCCCATGACAGCCCGGCCCGTCAAGCCCGCTTGCCCGTCGGGCCAGCCCGCGGGCCAAAACAGGCCAGCCCGCGACCCGTAAGACAAAAACAGGTGGAGGACACTGCACACATTCATGGAAATTACGAACACACAGACCCACAAttcgtttttcttcttttcttaattttttcctaTTCCTTTGCCACCCTTTTTGTTTTTCCCCATGCAAACATCAAacccatttttattattataaaaagtagccaaaaaatgagcctttttttgtttttgtggaGAAGAGCGAGAAGAAGGCGAAGGTgccaaattttttaattatctctCCCTCACACTACTGCGCGCACCCCCCACCCCACCACCAAACCACAACGCGACTCTTCCTTCCGATTCTCACCTCtacgccacacacacacaacgTCGCTTCTCCTCCACACCCACTCGCCGCTGGCCACCACGAAAGACGCTGGCCACCACGTCGCCGCTGGCCATACGTTCTTCTCCTCCACCGTGACATCCACCACGTGGCTGCCAGAAGCGAGAAAACAGCTCCGTGCACGGAGAACGCAGAGCCACCGTCAAACACTGCGATTGGCGGACGATTCCGACCGCCACGACCACCGCCAACACAGGTTTGTTCGTAATTTCCGTTGTGGTTCTCTTTCTCCCGATTTGTAACCTAAATTCATGATTTCGTAACCCTAGATTTCGTAACCTCTTCAATTTTCCCCCAATTTCAATTTGGTATGATTTCccccaatttcaatttcgttGTTCATCCTTCAATTTTCCCCCAATCCTTCAATTTTCAACTTTGTTCTGATATTTGGATTTTGTTCTGATATTTGAAATTCCCCCAATCCTTTGTTTAAAAAAGTTGTACTAAACTGTGCTTGACCTGATGTTACAGGTTCTTAAGGATTTGGCCACTTAATTTTCACGTTTGCGAAAGGTTGAAAAGAAGACAGTCCCCATTTGGATGCTATACGGTGGGGGAATTTCTAATTTTGATGTAAGTATACTCATTTTGCTGTAAGTTTGATGTAACTTTGTAGAAGAGTCAGTAtactcatttttgttttatcatcTTGTTGTTAGGATTTAGTGAACCAGATTTAATATCATGGATGAGCATGAGTCTAATAGTAGTCCTCCTCCAAGTAAAGATCATGAAACTGAAACTGTGTGTAATGAGTATGAGTCTAAGAATGTTGATGCGGTTGAAGAGGATATGGATGATAGTGTAAAACTTAGAGAATCCTCTAGTAGTAAGAAAACTGAAAAGTCAAGAACTTCTGATGTATGGAAATATTTTACAAGGATTGGGGCTGGTGATGATGGAAAAGAGAGGGCAAAGTGTAATGGgtgcaacaaaaaatatgttattggtAGTCAAAGTGGCACATCTCATCTGAAGCGTCACATGGAGAAATGTACTAAACTTAAATTTGAAGATGTTAGGCAAATGATAGTGGATGGGCAAGGAAAGTTAAAAGCTAGAAGAATAGATCCAATGGTTTGCCGTCAGTTGTGTGCCAATTTAATTATCCAACACGGTTTACCTTTCAACTTTGTTGAGTATGAAGCTCTTAGAATTTGGATAAGCTATATCAATCCTGATGCATGTTTAGTTTCTAGAAATACAATAAAGAATGATGTCATGaaaatacatatgaaagaaaaaaaaaatgctaaagGAGGAGTTCAGGAAAATCAGAAATAGGATTTGTTTGACATCCGATTTGTGGACTTCTATAACTGGTGAGGGATATATTGTTCTGACAGCACATTATGTTAACACAAATTGGAAATTGTGCtctaaaattttgaacttttgCCACTTCCCACCACCTCACACTGGCTTTGAGctatcaaagaaaataaatggatttTTGCATGATTGGGGAAttgagaaaataatattttctttgactTTGGATAATGCATCTACTAATGATGTTCTAATTAGAACTTTAAAAAGTGAGCTTCTTTTGCAAAATTCTTTGGTATGTGGTGGTGAGTTTATGCATATTCGTTGTTGTGCACACATTCTTAACTTGATTGTGCAAGAAGGACTAAAAGCTCTTGGTGATTCATTAGATCTTATTAGGGAGAGCATAAAGTATGTAAAGGGTTCTGAAAGTAGGATGATGAAGTTTAAACAATGCATTGAAAAATTAGGGGACATTGATGCAAAAACTGCTTTGTGTATAGATGTTCCTACAAGGTGGAACTCTACTTTTTTTATGCTTGAAAGTGCCCTCAAATATAAACGAGTGTTTGGAAGTTTCCACTTAGTTGATGAAAATTATAAGTATTGTCTGTCTGATGAGAAAtggaaaagagtgaaaaaaatCTGTGTTTTCTTAGTGCCCTTTTATGAGATCACAAATATGATTTCTGCCACATGCTACCCTACATCAAACTTGTACTTTTTACAAGTGTGGACCATCCAAACCCATTTACTGGAAAGCTTAAAAGATGAAGACGAAGTTATCAGAGATATGGCTGAAAGGATGTTGGTAAAGTTTGATAAATATTGGGATGAATATAGCATTGTCCTTGCATTTGGGGCAATTTTAGACCCAAGGATGAAGTTGGAAACATTGGGCTATTGCTTTGAGAAGATAGATCCTCTAACTTGGGAAGCAAAGTTAGAgaagattaaagaaaaattgtacAAGTTGTTCTCTGAATATTGCTCCAAGAATGACACTTCCAATCCCCTAAAGCGTAAGTATATGGATATGCATATGTCAACAACATCATCCTCAATTGATTCTATCAAGTCCAATGCACTTCATGTAAGTCATATTACTTTCTAGTACATAAATTACTATGCATAAACTTATTGATTAAACTATGATTATGGTTTTTATGTTAGGAATTAAAACAACGCAAGATTCAAGCTTCTGTTAATACAAGGAAGAACCAACT
This region of Vigna unguiculata cultivar IT97K-499-35 chromosome 5, ASM411807v1, whole genome shotgun sequence genomic DNA includes:
- the LOC114185815 gene encoding zinc finger BED domain-containing protein RICESLEEPER 3-like → MDEHESNSSPPPSKDHETETVCNEYESKNVDAVEEDMDDSVKLRESSSSKKTEKSRTSDVWKYFTRIGAGDDGKERAKCNGCNKKYVIGSQSGTSHLKRHMEKCTKLKFEDVRQMIVDGQGKLKARRIDPMVCRQLCANLIIQHGLPFNFVEYEALRIWISYINPDACLVSRNTIKNDVMKIHMKEKKNAKGGVQENQK